From a region of the Georgenia yuyongxinii genome:
- a CDS encoding aminotransferase class IV: MSPENRVILWVDGAIRDPAEPVVRATDHGLTVGDGVFEACELLDGRPFALTRHLERLERSAEGLGLPAPNRDEVSKAVDAVAAAWGDELARVRILWTAGEGPLGTDAAWGPGTLVVAATAVGVPRAVRVAVVPWVRNERSAIAGLKTTSYAENVRALAWAKAHGADEAIFANTRGELCEGTGTNIFLERDGALLTPPLTSGCLAGVTRAVVIEWAREDGIEVREDALDLAELDGAAHVGLTSSTKGMVPVVAVDGRPIEPGPLTGRIGEVYARRHVLERDP; encoded by the coding sequence ATGTCCCCGGAAAACCGCGTGATTCTCTGGGTCGACGGCGCCATCCGGGACCCGGCCGAGCCCGTCGTGCGCGCCACTGATCACGGACTCACGGTTGGCGACGGCGTCTTCGAGGCTTGCGAGCTGCTCGACGGGCGACCGTTCGCGCTCACTCGGCACCTGGAGCGGCTGGAGCGTTCCGCCGAAGGCCTCGGGCTCCCCGCACCAAACCGCGACGAGGTGAGCAAGGCGGTGGACGCCGTCGCCGCCGCCTGGGGCGACGAGCTGGCTCGCGTGCGGATCCTGTGGACCGCGGGGGAGGGGCCGCTCGGTACCGATGCCGCGTGGGGGCCGGGCACGCTGGTCGTCGCGGCCACCGCGGTCGGGGTGCCGCGGGCGGTGCGCGTGGCGGTGGTCCCCTGGGTGCGCAACGAGCGCTCGGCGATCGCCGGCCTCAAGACCACCTCGTATGCGGAGAACGTGCGGGCCCTGGCCTGGGCCAAGGCACACGGCGCCGACGAGGCGATCTTCGCCAACACCCGCGGTGAGCTGTGCGAGGGCACCGGGACCAACATCTTCCTCGAGCGCGACGGGGCCCTTCTCACCCCACCGCTGACGTCGGGCTGCCTGGCGGGGGTGACGCGTGCCGTGGTGATCGAGTGGGCCCGCGAGGACGGCATCGAGGTCCGCGAGGACGCGCTCGATCTCGCCGAGCTCGACGGCGCCGCGCACGTCGGTCTCACGTCGTCGACGAAGGGGATGGTGCCGGTCGTCGCCGTCGACGGTCGCCCGATCGAGCCCGGCCCCCTGACCGGGCGGATCGGCGAGGTCTACGCGCGCCGGCACGTGCTCGAGCGGGACCCGTGA
- a CDS encoding AI-2E family transporter encodes MTSPTPVDLPERAPTPGIVRTILTTIGLLLATALLLYIVVESKRVLTWMVIAAFFAVALYPVVNWVQDRLLGHRRRVLATLLVFVVVLVVLAAIVAVFAVPVAREGAQFAGQLPHLIDEARAGRGPVGDLLERTNALEYVQNNQERISSFATGLTSPAAGALRSVATGIAGLLTIFVLAFLMILEGPKVVEGFVGLFQPRTGRRIRAVGGDCARSVTGYLSGNLLISVICGVLAYAVLKISGVPFAGLIALFVALADLIPLVGATLGAVVATVAALIHSVPAAIAVVVFFLIYQQLENHLLQPVILSRTVKLNPLTVIVAILLAVELAGILGAFLAIPVASMVQVIARDVWDHRRGRPKAEPTVGEERQPVSRAPHDAAISGEAAPPRV; translated from the coding sequence GTGACCAGTCCGACACCTGTCGATCTGCCGGAGCGTGCCCCCACGCCCGGGATCGTCCGCACCATCCTCACCACCATCGGCCTGCTGCTGGCGACGGCGCTGCTGCTCTACATCGTGGTGGAGTCCAAGCGCGTGCTGACCTGGATGGTCATCGCCGCGTTCTTCGCCGTCGCGCTCTACCCGGTCGTCAACTGGGTGCAGGACCGCCTGCTGGGCCATCGCCGGCGCGTCCTGGCCACGCTCCTGGTGTTCGTGGTCGTGCTGGTCGTGCTGGCGGCGATCGTGGCGGTGTTCGCCGTCCCGGTCGCGCGTGAGGGCGCTCAGTTCGCCGGACAGCTGCCGCACCTCATCGACGAGGCGCGCGCCGGCCGCGGACCGGTCGGGGACCTGCTCGAGCGCACCAACGCCCTGGAGTACGTGCAGAACAACCAGGAGCGGATCAGCTCGTTCGCCACGGGTCTGACCAGCCCGGCCGCCGGTGCCTTGAGGAGCGTTGCGACCGGGATCGCCGGGCTCCTGACGATCTTCGTGCTCGCGTTCCTGATGATCCTGGAAGGGCCGAAGGTGGTCGAGGGATTCGTCGGGCTCTTCCAGCCGCGGACCGGCCGGCGGATCCGGGCGGTGGGCGGCGACTGTGCGAGGTCCGTCACCGGGTACCTGTCCGGGAACCTGCTCATCAGCGTGATCTGCGGCGTGCTCGCCTACGCCGTGCTCAAGATCAGCGGCGTCCCGTTCGCCGGGCTGATCGCACTCTTCGTCGCGCTGGCCGACCTCATCCCGCTCGTCGGCGCGACGCTCGGTGCCGTCGTGGCCACGGTTGCGGCGCTCATCCACTCGGTGCCCGCCGCGATCGCGGTCGTCGTCTTCTTCCTGATCTACCAGCAGCTCGAGAACCACCTGCTGCAGCCGGTGATCCTGTCGCGGACCGTCAAGCTCAACCCGCTCACGGTCATCGTGGCGATCCTGCTGGCCGTCGAGCTGGCCGGCATCCTCGGCGCCTTCCTGGCGATTCCTGTCGCCAGCATGGTCCAGGTGATCGCGCGTGACGTCTGGGACCACCGCCGCGGCCGCCCGAAGGCCGAGCCGACCGTCGGCGAGGAGCGACAGCCGGTGAGCCGCGCACCTCACGACGCGGCGATCTCCGGCGAGGCGGCCCCGCCGCGCGTGTGA